AAACTGGATTTTTCTAATCGGACCAGTTACACCAACAAAAAAGAGAGGATTCAATGTGATTACTTTTCAACATACACAAGCATAACAAAAAAGAGAGGATTCAATGTGATTACTTTTCAACATACACAAGCATATGAAGCTTGATTTTGATGTCAGACGTACAAAGGTAAGCACATGCAGGGTTCTGTAATTTGGGATTAGTAAGCAAAAGTACTGATCAAATTTTATACATTGTATACATAAAGCACTCTTCAGAAAAAAAGGTGGTACATAGAACACTCACATAATCATAAATCTTAAGGAAATTGCTAAATTTAGATTTAAACAGGAAAGTAAAGTGGAAAACCTGAAAAGTTCGCCTTATAAGTGACAGCCTTCTCAAGATATGCGCCATTGAATGTAGAGCCGCTGAAATTAGATTCTCTCATATCTGCAGATGTAAAGTTGGCCCGTCTGCAATTAGAATCACACAAACACTTAATCGGCCAGAGCATACGATGCATAACTAAAACTTACTAAGTTATTATTGTTCATAATAAAGAATTGAGAACAAGCTTATTGCAACATATGATAGACAAGAGCTGGTCACAATCTCAACCTTTGAATTTGAAAGCTAATTTGGGATCATAGTTGTCTACGGTCTACAGTTATATGTTCTCAATTCGGGAAATGCAACATGTTTTAAGCTCAAAACTATAATCGAACATCTAAGCTGATCACAAGTAACCAAATGCaccaaaaccaaaagaattaCCTGAAATTTTCATTCACGTGCACCGTCTTTCTATAAAATCATGAAAACAggaaaagtcacaaacatcaatTTGGAATTAGAATGGTATTATAAAAGGTAAACTTGAATTCAATAAGAATGGATAAATGAACAAACCTAAGATCGGCTGAACCGAATTGAGCAGCGGAACCAATTCCGAATTCCCCTCGAGTATCAGCTTCGAATTTATTAAGATCAGCAAGAGCAGGCATTGTTCCTCCTCCTATACAACTCAAACTAATAACAGCAGTAGCTAATGTCGTTGAAATAAGAACATTCCAATTCTTACATTCTTTAGTACTTTCATTTTCTTTACCTGAAAAAATTTCAGATTTCTGTGTAGAGTTTAGGGTTACATTAACACGAATTTTTGATAATtaaagagaaggagagagagaaaagaggaACTCACCGAAATTGCAGACAATACTGGGTCTCCAGGAGTGGGATTTTGCGTATGGAATTTGAACCCTAGaaaatgaagaggaagaagaggaataaggGATTTGTAGGGTTTTGATGGAGAGGGGAGAAGCTGAAGAGAGTGCCATTATAGATTGGGGAAGGAAATTTGAGAAGTGAAAAGAAAGCGGATGAGGTTTTGATAATGAGATGTGGAGGGAAGAAAAAGACAAGAAATTAGCGACCAACAACTGTTTCTGAAGTAGGCGATCAACACCCTCCGACTGTTAGATACTCGGTttaatagcgcgtttggataacAGAAGCAGAAATCAAAAATAGCTATTTTGATATccaaactgatttttttttgtatttttactTCTAGaagttaaaaaattatttttgaatgTGCGTCCAAATGTGCGTATTGTTTCAACTTTGAAGTCACAGTTCTTATCAGATAGAATAATGGAGCCAACTTTAGGGAGGTAAGTGAAGTAACTACACTAGCCGTTGTGTTAGAAATGAGCGGGTAGTTCATT
The nucleotide sequence above comes from Papaver somniferum cultivar HN1 chromosome 8, ASM357369v1, whole genome shotgun sequence. Encoded proteins:
- the LOC113302390 gene encoding thylakoid lumenal protein TL20.3, chloroplastic-like isoform X2, with product MALSSASPLSIKTLQIPYSSSSSSFSRVQIPYAKSHSWRPSIVCNFGKENESTKECKNWNVLISTTLATAVISLSCIGGGTMPALADLNKFEADTRGEFGIGSAAQFGSADLRKTVHVNENFRRANFTSADMRESNFSGSTFNGAYLEKAVTYKANFSGADLSDTLMDRMVLNEANLTNAVLCRSVLTRSDLAGAVIEGADFSDAVLDLPQKQALCKYASGTNPVTGVSTRASLGCGNIRRNAYGSPSSPLLSAPPQQLLDRDGFCDPASGLCDMK
- the LOC113302390 gene encoding thylakoid lumenal protein TL20.3, chloroplastic-like isoform X1; amino-acid sequence: MALSSASPLSIKTLQIPYSSSSSSFSRVQIPYAKSHSWRPSIVCNFGKENESTKECKNWNVLISTTLATAVISLSCIGGGTMPALADLNKFEADTRGEFGIGSAAQFGSADLRKTVHVNENFRRANFTSADMRESNFSGSTFNGAYLEKAVTYKANFSGADLSDTLMDRMVLNEANLTNAVLCRSVLTRSDLAGAVIEGADFSDAVLDLPQKQMSLPSLCVQALCKYASGTNPVTGVSTRASLGCGNIRRNAYGSPSSPLLSAPPQQLLDRDGFCDPASGLCDMK